The DNA region CTTTACCCACGTCCACCCGATACAACGGCGGCATAGCGACATACACATGACCATGATCAACGAGAGCGCGGAAGTGTTTCACGAACAATGCACATAACAACGTGGCAATGTGCAAACCATCCGAATCCGCATCGGCGAGTATACATACCTTGCCGTAACGGAGCTGTTCAAGGTCTTCCGAATTAGGGTCGACCCCTAGCGCCACAGAAATATCGTGAATTTCTTGTGAGCCGAGTATTTGATCGGATTCGACTTCCCAGGTATTTAGAATTTTTCCGCGTAATGGCATAACGGCTTGAAAGTCACGGTCGCGCGCTTGCTTTGCCGAGCCACCAGCCGAGTCACCTTCTACTAAGAATAGTTCACCACGCGCTGGATCTTGTGTCGCACAATCAGTCAATTTACCGGGCAATGCTGGACCTTGAGTAACTTTCTTTCGTACCACTTTTTTGCTGGCACGCATGCGGCGCTGAGCGTTGTTAATGCATAATTCAGCAAGCTGTTCTGCCTGCTCTGTATGCTCGTTCAGCCACAAACTAAACGCATCTTTCACCACGCCAGAAACAAATGCTGCACATTGTCGTGACGACAATCGCTCTTTGGTTTGCCCCGCGAACTGAGGATCTTGCATTTTCACCGACAATATATACGCACAGCGATCCCAGATATCTTCTGGGGTTAGTCTTACGCCACGCGGCAGCAGGTTGCGAAACTCACAAAATTCACGCATAGCATCAAGCAGGCCCTGACGTAAGCCATTCGCGTGCGTCCCCCCTTGCGGAGTAGGGATAAGGTTTACATAGCTTTCAGTGACGCTTTCACCACCTTCAGGAAGCCAAGTGACGGCCCAATCAACGGCTTCGTCATTACCCGCAAAGGCGCCAATAAATGGCTCTTCAGGAAGTGTCGGCAGTTCACGAACAGCTTCAACTAAGTAATCGCGCAGACCATCTTCGTAAAACCAAGTTTGCTCTTCATTATCGACAAGATTGCGAAAGGTAATTTTTAACCCTGGGCACAAAACTGCTTTCGCACGAAGTAAATGCGTTAATTTAAGTACTGAAAACTTAGGTGAGTCAAAATACTTAGGGTCTGGCCAAAATCGCAGATTCGTACCCGTATTGCGCTTGCCAACCGTACCTGTCACTTCCAATTCAGAAACTTTATCGCCGTTCTCAAAGGCCATCTGATAAACCTGGCCATCACGTTTAACGGTTACATCAACTCGTGTTGATAACGCGTTCACTACGGAGATACCTACCCCGTGTAACCCGCCCGAAAACTTGTAATTTTTATTAGAGAATTTACCACCAGCATGAAGCTTGGTCATGATCAGTTCCACCCCGGGAACACCTTCCTCAGGGTGAACATCAACGGGCATACCGCGACCATCATCTTGCACTTCTAATGACTGATCAGGGTGTAACGTCACCACCATTTCGCGTGCATGGCCAGCTAAAGCTTCATCAACACTATTGTCGATAACTTCTTGGCCTAAGTGGTTGGGGCGCGTGGTATCGGTGTACATTCCCGGTCTGCGACGGACCGGTTCGAGGCCATTGAGGACCTCTATCGCATCGGCTTTGTAATCTGACATGCGCTAATTTATCTCGTGTTGCACGGAATCGTTGTTATAGGAATGCCCATATACTGTTACAGGACGTCGAGAAACTCAAGCACAGCTGGCAAGTAGCGCGGAAAATCAACAAAACTGTGATCGCCACCCTGCTCAACGAGCATTCGCTGAGTTCGATAATAGTCTCGGGCGAGCCGATAATCCAAGCGTTCGTCACCAGCTTGTAGCAGCACCATCAACTCCACATCTTGCGAGAACTGCTGTTCAGCTGCAATCAAAATTTCGCGATCATGATAATCAAGTTGATAATGCTCGTTGGTATAAGGGTGAATGCGCTCAACTAACTCTTCTGGCATCCAACTGTATGGTTGCACTGCAGGATTTATCAAAACACCACGAACATGACGCTGGCGATGGCGCAATTGACTCACCACATAATGTGTCCAAAAGCCGCCCAGAGAGCTGCCCATTACCGCACTGATCGAGTGCTTGTCGATGAGGTCATCAAGTAGAGCACGTATATCCGCCATGCGTGATGGTTGTTGCGGCGCATATAGCGTATGGGCGCTGACGCCATGCTTTTTCAAATAGTCGTGAGTTTGAATGATTTTTAAACTGCCTGGCGAGCTTTCAAATCCGTGTAAATACAGCAACAAGGCTTAAACCTCCTGGAAATAGCCATT from Pseudidiomarina andamanensis includes:
- a CDS encoding YqiA/YcfP family alpha/beta fold hydrolase; translation: MLLYLHGFESSPGSLKIIQTHDYLKKHGVSAHTLYAPQQPSRMADIRALLDDLIDKHSISAVMGSSLGGFWTHYVVSQLRHRQRHVRGVLINPAVQPYSWMPEELVERIHPYTNEHYQLDYHDREILIAAEQQFSQDVELMVLLQAGDERLDYRLARDYYRTQRMLVEQGGDHSFVDFPRYLPAVLEFLDVL
- the parE gene encoding DNA topoisomerase IV subunit B, coding for MSDYKADAIEVLNGLEPVRRRPGMYTDTTRPNHLGQEVIDNSVDEALAGHAREMVVTLHPDQSLEVQDDGRGMPVDVHPEEGVPGVELIMTKLHAGGKFSNKNYKFSGGLHGVGISVVNALSTRVDVTVKRDGQVYQMAFENGDKVSELEVTGTVGKRNTGTNLRFWPDPKYFDSPKFSVLKLTHLLRAKAVLCPGLKITFRNLVDNEEQTWFYEDGLRDYLVEAVRELPTLPEEPFIGAFAGNDEAVDWAVTWLPEGGESVTESYVNLIPTPQGGTHANGLRQGLLDAMREFCEFRNLLPRGVRLTPEDIWDRCAYILSVKMQDPQFAGQTKERLSSRQCAAFVSGVVKDAFSLWLNEHTEQAEQLAELCINNAQRRMRASKKVVRKKVTQGPALPGKLTDCATQDPARGELFLVEGDSAGGSAKQARDRDFQAVMPLRGKILNTWEVESDQILGSQEIHDISVALGVDPNSEDLEQLRYGKVCILADADSDGLHIATLLCALFVKHFRALVDHGHVYVAMPPLYRVDVGKEVFYALDEAEKQGILDRIEAEKKKGKVNVQRFKGLGEMNPLQLRETTMDPNTRRLVQLTVDEPEATEELMDMLLAKKRSGDRRDWLESKGNLVDLAEL